The nucleotide sequence GGGTTGGAAACGTCACTGTTGGAGGCGTCCTGGGCCCGCCTGCGGAGCCCCTCCGACCTGACCTTCAGGGCCTGGACAACGTATTCGACGCCGGTCCAGACGGTGATCAGCACGGCCGCCAGCATTACGGCAAGGGCTACCCAGGTGAGCCAGGGCGCAATGGTGGCCAGCGGCAGAAGGTAAAGGAAAATCGCGACGGTCTGCACGACGGTCTTGAGTTTGCCGCCGCGCGATGCCGGGATGACGCCATAGCGGATCACGAAGAACCGCAGCGCCGTGATTCCCCATTCCCGGACCAGGATTACCAGGGTGATCCACCAGGGCAGCTCGTTCAGGAGGGACAG is from Arthrobacter sp. QXT-31 and encodes:
- the pgsA gene encoding CDP-diacylglycerol--glycerol-3-phosphate 3-phosphatidyltransferase, producing MTSTEAAAAGSNSSGIWNLPNILTMLRIVLVPFFVWFLIADAPGLHSESSGWRWAAVAAFAVAIYTDKLDGDIARSRGLVTDFGKIADPIADKLLTGSALVMLSLLNELPWWITLVILVREWGITALRFFVIRYGVIPASRGGKLKTVVQTVAIFLYLLPLATIAPWLTWVALAVMLAAVLITVWTGVEYVVQALKVRSEGLRRRAQDASNSDVSNPDTPKQEGQL